A section of the Jatrophihabitans sp. genome encodes:
- a CDS encoding carboxyl transferase domain-containing protein: protein MFRRIAIVNRGEAAMRLIHAVRELNAAGGEQIETVALYTDAESSAKFVREADLGYPIGPASARPYLDYQVLERALRETGADAAWVGWGFVAEDPAFAELCERLGVTFIGPSPEAMRALGDKIGSKLLAEKVGVPVAPWSQGAVDDLRSALTKAETLGYPLMLKATAGGGGRGIRVVRSAQELTAAFNQTRDEAVRAFGSGVMFLETMLSGARHVEVQVVADGQGAAWAIGVRDCSVQRRNQKVIEESSSVVLAPHQVAELKASAERLALAVDYRGAGTVEFLYRPSDGMFAFLEVNTRLQVEHPITELTTGLDLVKMQIEVAAGGRLIGQPPVELGHAVEARLNAEDPDRDFAPAPGRIALLDLPDGPGVRVDTGFSTGDSIPADFDSMIAKIIAHGRTRDEALARLRRAVRDTTVIIEGGATNKSFVLDLLAEPEVIAATADTGWIDRTRAEGGLVSHQHAGIALVAAAIEANEVEERAERLHFFATAHGGRPQARHKVSRAIDLTLRGASYRVNVSQLGPDRYRVGVAKDGEVRTVDARIERLNSYVSRLEVGDQRYRLVSATHGIINLIEVNGVTHRVSRDEGGVLRSPAPALVVAVPVAVGDEVPAGAPVLVLESMKMETVLYAPFPARVRELLVSTGGQVETGTPMVRLEPLVEADGAAESAPAEAEALVLELPTGRSGSAAARAAGCLGDLRSLLLGFDLSDSDADRTLSAYQRFRAELASGGHCPVTAELGVFRAFADLCELSRNRPGGEEVPGERMHSPREYFHSYLHSLDVDREQLPDAFRRRLSQALTHYGVTELERTPALEEAVYRIYLAQPGASAHLHLVTSLLQQWMLDDAPGDEIAEQVRDVLERLIAATQLRYPVVGDLARSVRFRWFDQPLVDAVRASVLAGVRDELRYLAANPGARDYARRINALAAIPEQIVRFLAERLEAGIGEHEPMLEVLARRHYREYELHDLRGLHAADRPFVVCDYTLDDRPTHLVTTVAELAELVPGSALVTALEQQLQAAPAGHQGVLDLYVLWPEVPDSAVEASAQLQAILTKLEITRQVRRVVTAICPGSGRPVSYYTFRPQNEGGLVEDDLVRGVHPMVGRRLKMWRLQEFNITRLDAPEDVLLYLLVAPNNESDRRLVALAQIREFAVVRDAEGHVVSLPHAERAVASCGEAIRRARASLGGARLDMNYVALHVWPTVDAPVSELTALQRTISPLTVGAGIEEVIAEGMVVAPDGRARNTVVRFSFQPGAGVVTSVSGRLDHWLHPLDDYAQKVLRARRRGTVYPYELVGMLSGRDGSFIEHDLGPDGRLAPVDRPPGGNRAGIVVGVTSTPTDRHPQGITRVVLLGDPTRALGAVAEPECARVIAALDLAEELSVPVEWFALSAGARISMDSGTENMDWVARALRRIVTFTQAGGEINVVVAGINVGAQPYWNAEATMLMHTKGILVMTPDSAMVLTGKQSLDFSGGVSAEDNFGIGGYDRVMGPNGQAQYWVPNLAAACELLLDHYAHTYIAAGERAPRLIKSTDPVDRDISDYPHQLADSEFRTVGDIFSPVGNPDRKKPFDIRSVMRAVADQDSSVLERWAGMADAETSVVFDAHLGGRPVCLIGIESRAIPRRGFPPSDGPDLWTAGTLFPRSSKKTARAINAASGNRPVVMLANLSGFDGSPDSMRNLQLEYGAEIGRAVVNFEGPIVFCVVSRYHGGAFVVFSKALNSEMTVLAIEGSYASVLGGAPAAAVVFTGEVDARTARDPRIKELEERGAAATGIERAALATELAELRSTVRVEKLAEVAAQFDAIHSIQRAVEVGSVDAVIGAHELRPRLIQALDDSVSKGRAVS from the coding sequence GTGTTCAGGCGGATTGCGATCGTCAATCGCGGAGAGGCCGCGATGCGGCTCATCCACGCCGTGCGCGAGTTGAATGCCGCCGGTGGCGAACAGATCGAGACAGTGGCGTTGTACACCGACGCCGAGAGCTCGGCCAAGTTCGTCCGGGAAGCCGACCTCGGGTACCCGATCGGCCCGGCCTCGGCTCGTCCCTACCTCGATTACCAGGTGCTCGAGCGGGCGCTTCGGGAGACCGGCGCGGACGCCGCCTGGGTGGGGTGGGGCTTCGTCGCCGAGGACCCGGCGTTCGCCGAGCTGTGCGAGCGGCTGGGGGTCACCTTCATCGGGCCCAGCCCCGAGGCGATGCGGGCGCTGGGCGACAAGATCGGCTCCAAGCTGCTGGCCGAGAAGGTCGGCGTGCCGGTCGCGCCGTGGAGCCAGGGAGCGGTCGATGACCTGCGCTCGGCGCTGACCAAGGCCGAGACGCTGGGCTATCCGTTGATGCTCAAGGCCACTGCCGGCGGCGGCGGCCGGGGAATCCGGGTGGTGCGCTCGGCGCAGGAGCTGACGGCAGCCTTCAACCAGACCCGGGATGAGGCCGTCCGGGCCTTCGGCAGCGGCGTGATGTTCCTGGAGACCATGCTGTCGGGCGCCCGGCACGTGGAGGTGCAGGTGGTCGCCGACGGCCAGGGCGCCGCGTGGGCCATCGGGGTGCGGGACTGCTCGGTGCAGCGGCGCAACCAGAAGGTGATCGAGGAGTCCTCGTCGGTGGTGCTGGCGCCGCACCAGGTCGCGGAGCTGAAGGCCTCGGCCGAGCGGCTTGCCCTGGCGGTGGACTATCGCGGCGCCGGCACGGTGGAGTTCCTCTACCGCCCCTCCGACGGGATGTTCGCCTTTCTCGAGGTCAACACCCGCTTGCAGGTCGAGCACCCGATCACCGAGCTGACCACCGGGCTGGACCTGGTCAAGATGCAGATCGAGGTCGCCGCCGGCGGCCGGCTGATCGGCCAGCCGCCGGTCGAGCTCGGCCACGCCGTCGAGGCCCGGCTCAATGCCGAGGACCCGGATCGGGACTTCGCCCCGGCGCCGGGCCGGATCGCCCTGCTGGACCTGCCGGACGGGCCCGGGGTGCGGGTCGACACCGGGTTCAGCACCGGTGACTCCATTCCCGCTGACTTCGACTCGATGATCGCCAAGATCATCGCCCACGGCCGGACCCGGGACGAGGCGCTGGCCCGGTTGCGCCGCGCGGTGCGCGACACCACCGTCATCATCGAGGGCGGGGCGACCAACAAGAGCTTCGTGCTGGACCTGCTGGCCGAGCCCGAGGTGATCGCGGCGACCGCGGACACCGGCTGGATAGACCGCACCAGGGCCGAGGGCGGGTTGGTGTCCCACCAGCACGCCGGCATCGCGCTGGTCGCCGCCGCCATCGAGGCCAACGAGGTGGAGGAGCGCGCCGAGCGGCTGCACTTCTTCGCCACCGCCCACGGCGGCCGGCCGCAGGCCCGGCACAAGGTCAGCCGGGCGATCGACCTGACCCTGCGCGGCGCCAGCTATCGGGTGAACGTCTCGCAACTGGGGCCGGATCGCTACCGGGTCGGGGTGGCCAAGGACGGCGAGGTCCGGACCGTGGACGCCCGGATCGAGCGGTTGAACAGTTACGTCAGCCGGCTCGAGGTCGGCGACCAGCGCTACCGGCTGGTCAGCGCGACCCACGGGATCATCAACCTGATCGAGGTCAACGGGGTGACCCATCGGGTGAGCCGGGACGAGGGCGGCGTGCTCCGCTCACCGGCGCCGGCCCTGGTGGTGGCCGTTCCGGTGGCCGTCGGCGACGAGGTGCCGGCAGGCGCCCCGGTGCTGGTGCTGGAGAGCATGAAGATGGAGACGGTGCTCTACGCCCCGTTCCCGGCCCGGGTGCGCGAGCTGCTGGTCTCCACCGGCGGGCAGGTCGAGACCGGCACTCCGATGGTGCGCCTGGAGCCGCTCGTGGAAGCCGACGGCGCCGCTGAGAGTGCGCCGGCAGAAGCCGAAGCGCTGGTACTGGAACTTCCCACCGGCCGCAGCGGATCCGCCGCGGCCCGGGCCGCCGGCTGCCTGGGCGACCTGCGCAGCCTGCTGCTGGGCTTTGACCTGAGTGACTCCGACGCCGACCGGACGCTGAGCGCCTACCAGCGTTTCCGGGCCGAGCTGGCCAGCGGCGGCCACTGCCCGGTGACGGCCGAACTCGGCGTGTTCCGCGCCTTCGCCGACCTCTGCGAGCTGAGCCGCAACCGGCCCGGCGGCGAGGAGGTGCCCGGCGAGCGGATGCACAGCCCGCGCGAGTACTTCCACTCCTACCTGCACAGCCTGGACGTCGACCGCGAGCAGTTGCCCGACGCCTTCCGGCGGCGGCTGTCCCAGGCGCTGACCCACTACGGGGTCACCGAGCTGGAGCGCACGCCAGCGCTGGAGGAGGCCGTTTACCGGATCTACCTCGCCCAGCCCGGCGCGTCGGCGCACCTGCATCTGGTCACCTCGCTGCTGCAGCAGTGGATGCTGGACGACGCCCCCGGCGACGAGATCGCCGAGCAGGTGCGCGACGTGCTCGAACGGCTGATCGCGGCCACCCAGTTGCGCTACCCGGTGGTGGGCGACCTGGCCCGCAGCGTCCGCTTCCGGTGGTTCGACCAGCCGTTGGTGGACGCCGTCCGGGCGTCGGTGCTGGCCGGGGTGCGTGACGAGCTCCGGTACCTGGCGGCCAATCCGGGCGCGCGGGACTACGCGCGGCGGATCAACGCGCTGGCCGCGATCCCGGAGCAGATCGTCCGGTTCCTGGCCGAACGGCTGGAGGCCGGCATCGGTGAGCACGAGCCGATGCTCGAGGTGCTGGCACGCAGGCACTACCGCGAGTACGAGCTGCACGACCTGCGCGGCCTGCACGCCGCGGACCGGCCGTTCGTGGTGTGCGACTACACCCTCGACGATCGACCGACGCACCTGGTGACCACGGTGGCAGAGCTGGCCGAGCTGGTGCCGGGCTCTGCCCTGGTCACGGCGCTGGAGCAGCAACTGCAGGCCGCCCCCGCAGGCCATCAAGGGGTGCTGGACCTGTACGTGCTCTGGCCGGAGGTGCCGGACTCCGCCGTCGAGGCTTCGGCGCAGCTGCAGGCGATCCTGACCAAGCTGGAGATCACCCGGCAGGTGCGCCGGGTGGTCACCGCGATCTGCCCGGGTTCAGGAAGGCCGGTGTCCTACTACACCTTCCGGCCCCAGAACGAGGGCGGCCTGGTGGAGGACGACCTGGTGCGCGGGGTGCACCCGATGGTCGGCCGGCGGCTGAAGATGTGGCGACTGCAGGAATTCAACATCACCCGGCTCGACGCCCCCGAGGACGTGCTGCTCTACCTGCTGGTGGCGCCGAACAACGAGTCGGACCGGCGGCTGGTGGCGCTGGCCCAGATCCGGGAATTCGCGGTGGTCCGCGACGCCGAGGGCCATGTCGTGTCGCTGCCGCACGCCGAACGGGCGGTGGCCAGTTGCGGCGAGGCGATCAGGCGGGCCCGGGCCAGCCTCGGCGGCGCCCGGCTGGACATGAACTACGTGGCGCTGCACGTCTGGCCCACGGTGGACGCCCCGGTCTCGGAGCTGACCGCCCTGCAACGCACCATCTCACCGCTGACCGTCGGCGCGGGCATCGAAGAGGTGATCGCCGAAGGCATGGTGGTGGCGCCGGACGGGCGGGCCCGCAACACCGTCGTCCGGTTCTCCTTCCAGCCCGGCGCCGGCGTGGTCACCTCAGTGAGCGGCCGGTTGGACCACTGGCTGCATCCGCTGGACGACTACGCCCAGAAGGTGCTCCGGGCGCGCCGGCGCGGCACGGTTTACCCCTATGAACTGGTAGGAATGTTGAGCGGTCGCGACGGCTCGTTCATCGAGCACGATCTCGGCCCCGACGGCCGGTTGGCCCCGGTTGATCGCCCGCCGGGCGGAAACCGGGCCGGCATCGTGGTCGGGGTGACCAGCACTCCGACCGACCGGCATCCGCAGGGCATCACCCGGGTCGTGCTGCTCGGCGATCCGACCCGGGCGCTGGGGGCGGTCGCCGAGCCCGAGTGCGCCCGGGTCATCGCCGCCCTGGACCTGGCCGAGGAGCTGTCGGTTCCGGTGGAATGGTTCGCGCTGTCGGCCGGTGCGAGGATCTCGATGGATTCGGGCACCGAGAACATGGACTGGGTGGCCCGGGCGCTGCGCCGGATCGTCACCTTCACCCAGGCCGGCGGTGAGATCAACGTCGTGGTCGCCGGAATCAATGTCGGCGCCCAGCCGTACTGGAACGCGGAAGCGACGATGTTGATGCACACCAAGGGCATCCTGGTGATGACCCCGGACAGCGCCATGGTGCTCACCGGCAAGCAGTCGCTGGACTTCTCCGGCGGGGTGTCGGCCGAGGACAACTTCGGCATCGGCGGCTATGACCGGGTGATGGGACCCAACGGCCAGGCGCAGTACTGGGTTCCCAACCTCGCCGCCGCCTGCGAGCTGCTGCTCGATCACTACGCGCACACCTACATCGCCGCGGGCGAGCGTGCTCCCCGGCTGATCAAGAGCACCGACCCGGTAGATCGCGACATCAGCGATTACCCGCACCAGCTGGCCGACAGCGAATTCCGCACCGTCGGCGACATCTTCTCTCCGGTCGGCAACCCCGATCGCAAGAAGCCCTTCGACATCAGGTCGGTGATGCGGGCGGTCGCTGACCAGGACAGCTCGGTGCTGGAGCGGTGGGCCGGAATGGCCGACGCCGAAACCTCGGTCGTCTTCGACGCCCACTTGGGTGGGCGCCCGGTGTGCCTGATCGGCATCGAGTCCCGAGCGATTCCGCGCCGGGGCTTTCCGCCCAGCGACGGCCCGGACCTGTGGACGGCCGGCACTTTGTTCCCGCGCTCGTCGAAGAAGACCGCACGGGCGATCAACGCCGCCAGCGGCAACCGTCCGGTGGTCATGCTGGCCAACCTGTCCGGCTTCGACGGCTCGCCGGACTCGATGCGCAACCTGCAACTGGAGTACGGCGCCGAGATCGGTCGTGCCGTCGTCAACTTCGAGGGCCCGATCGTGTTCTGCGTGGTTTCCCGTTATCACGGCGGGGCATTCGTGGTCTTCTCCAAGGCGTTGAACAGCGAGATGACGGTGCTGGCGATCGAGGGCTCGTACGCCTCGGTGCTCGGTGGAGCGCCCGCCGCGGCAGTGGTGTTCACCGGAGAGGTCGACGCTCGAACCGCGCGGGACCCCCGGATCAAGGAACTGGAGGAACGCGGCGCAGCCGCGACCGGCATCGAGCGGGCAGCGCTGGCGACCGAACTGGCGGAGCTGCGCAGCACCGTCAGGGTCGAGAAGCTGGCCGAGGTGGCGGCGCAGTTCGATGCCATCCACAGCATCCAGCGGGCTGTCGAGGTCGGCTCGGTCGACGCGGTGATCGGCGCTCACGAGTTGCGGCCACGGCTGATCCAGGCGCTGGATGACTCGGTCTCCAAAGGCCGGGCCGTCAGCTGA